Genomic DNA from Streptomyces sp. GS7:
ACCATGACGACCGATTCCTTCGGCCCGGTCTGCGCCGCGTGCAGGGTGAAGCGCAGCGGGAGCGCGACCGCCGCCGCCCCCACGAGGACGGCTGCCCGGGGACGCGGCAGCCGCCGAATCGCCCGGTAGAGGAGGACGAGCAGCGCGACCGACTCGAAGGGCGCCCACAGGAGGACCAGCCCCGGCGCGCCCCCGTAGGCCAGGTCCGCGGCCAGGGAGGCGAGTGCGGTGCCACCCGCCGCGTGTGCCAGGGAGACCCGGCCCGCCGGCCAGGCCGCGATCGCGGCGACGAGGGCGAGCGCGGCCATGACCGCGGGCACCGAGCCGGCCGGCGGCGCCACGACGGCCGGGGCGAGCATCGACAGTGCGGCCGCACCGCACCACCACCGGCGGCGCCGCGGACGCCGTAACGCGGCTCCGTGATCCATACGGAAGAGGCTAGGGCCTCGCCGATGGGCGGGGCCGGGTCGGCGTGGGCGTGGGCGTGGGCGTCCTAGGGCATCCGCCCCGTCGCGTACCCCAGTTCCCAGGCGCGGACCGCGATGCCGACACGGTTACGGACGCCCAGCTTCCGCTGGATGCTGGCGACATGGGTCTTGACCGTGCCCGCCGAGATGAACAGCTCACCGGCGATATCGGCGTTCGTCCTGCCCTCCGCGACCTTCCCGGCGATCTCGATCTCCCGTTCCGTCAGCACCTCGTCGCGCCGCCGCTGCCGGTCGCGCCGCGGAGCTGTGGCCGGGTCCCCGGTGACGTGCCGCAGCAGCCGGACGGTGATCGACGGGCTGATCAGGCTGTCGCCGGCCATCGCCGCCCGGACCGCCTCGACCAGCAGCGCCGGTCCCGACCGCTTCAGCAGGAAGCCGGAGGCGCCGAACCGCAGTGCGGGATAGACG
This window encodes:
- a CDS encoding response regulator — its product is MTIRLLIADDQEMVRRGMRRILEHQPDMEVVAEAADGVAAVDAARRLLPDVALVDIRMPRRDGLEVTRLLAGPEAAHPVRVVVVTTFDLDEYVYPALRFGASGFLLKRSGPALLVEAVRAAMAGDSLISPSITVRLLRHVTGDPATAPRRDRQRRRDEVLTEREIEIAGKVAEGRTNADIAGELFISAGTVKTHVASIQRKLGVRNRVGIAVRAWELGYATGRMP